In Blastococcus saxobsidens DD2, the genomic stretch GTCACTCACCCTGGCGGTGAGGGCGTCCGTCTACCGGTCCGCGGACGATCCCGCCGCTGCTCCGCCCTCCTGCGCCTGCTATGGAGGACGGATGGGTGACGAGACCGCCGATCTGGCCAGAGCGCAGCGCGTGCTCGCCGAGCAGCCCTTCAGCGTGTTGCTCGGGACGAGGATCACCGAGTGCGGGGACGGTTCCGCGACCCTGGAGATCGACGTCCGGGAAGAGCTGTGCCAGCAGCACGGCTTCCTGCACGGCGGCGTGGTCAGCTACGCCGCTGACAATGCGCTCACGTTCGCCGCGGGCAGCGTGAGCGCCGGCGGTGTGCTGACCGCCGGCTTCTCGATCGACTACGTGCGTCCGGCCGTCGGCACCATTCTCCGTGCGCACGCTCGCGTGATCAACGCGGGCCGGTCGCGCATCATCTGCCGATGCGACCTCTCCACGGTCGACCACGATGGCGCGGAACGCCTGTGCGCGGTGACGCAGGGCGCGATCTCTGTGGTCGAGACGCCGACCCGGTGACCGATTCGGCATGAGACGTCAGCGCCTGACCAGGCGCGCTCGCCGCGGGGTGTACGTACAGCCCGGGGACGGGCGCGGCGCTCAGCGGCCGCTGCGCTCGCGGTACCGCGCGGCCCGCTTCGCGGCGGCGGCCCGTTTGCGCTCGCTCTCGAGCTGCTGTCGCACGAGACCTGCGCGGTCCCGGACCGCGGTCGCCGTCCCGGCGGGATAGCCCGCCTTCACCACCCGGTTCTCGGTCGCCTCCGGCATGTAGGCCAGCGAGTACAGCATCGCCAGCGCCAGGCCTCCGCCGGCCACGGCGGCGCGCAGCCCCCACGGGGCCGGGAGCAGCGCCATCACCAGGGCGATCGGGATGGCCACCTGGACCAGACTGCGGGCGACGTGCCGCTGCCACCACGTGCCGGTCGTCGTGTCGTGCAGCACCCAGCCGCGGTGCCGCGCGGGCAGCCCGCCGCCGAGGGCATACCAGATCCACCGGTGCGGAGCTGGACGGACGAGGGGCTCGGCCGGCGCACCGGCCGCGGTCTCAGGCTCTGCCATGACCACTCTCTGCTGCTGCTCGACGAGGTGCACGCCTTGATGGTGCCATGATGCATGGTGCACCAACGATTAGTGCACCACATGCGCCAGAGGTCACAGCTCGTCAGGCCACCGTGGCGTCGGAGGCCTCGGGGTTGCCGGCGTCGATGGAGGCCAGTGCCCGCCGGGAGGCGGCGATGACATCGGTGAGCGACTCGTGCAGCGACAAGAGGTCGGCGACCGGCATGCCGAGACGCTGGACGATGCCGGCCGGGATCCGCTCGGCCCTGTCGCGCAGCGCCCGACCCTCGTCGGTCAGTGTCAGGGCCAGGTTCCGCTGGTCTCGCGCATCTCTTTCCCGCCGCAGGAGGCCCGCCGCCTCCAGTCGCTTGAGGAGCGGCGAGAGGGTGCCCGGGTCGAGCTGCAGCAGCCCGGCCAGATCCTTGACGGACAAGGAGCCGTGCTGCCACAACGCCAACATCACCAGGTACTGCGGATGCGTCAGCCCCAGAGGCTCGAGGACCGGGCGGTAGACGGCGACCACGTTGCGGGCGGCCACCGACAGGGCGAAGCACACCTGCCGCTCGAGTTCCAGGAGGTCACCGGGCTCGGGCTGTCGCGGCTGGTCGGTCATCACGGCTCCAGCCTAGGACGCTTGGTGCCCCACGCGTCCGCATCCAACGGCACCGCTCACGACAGATGCCGCAGGAACGACTGCGGATCGGCGAGGAACTGCCGCCAGCTCGCGGTGAGCTCCAGGTCGGCCCAGTCGGCGTCCCGCAGCCCCCAGGGACCAACTCGAGCAGCCGTGCTCCGGGCAGTGCGGCCAGGACCGGCGAATGCGTGGCGACGACGACCTGCGCCCCACGCGCCGTGAGATCGGCCAGCTGCGCCACGAGCGACAGCGTGCCGGTGAAGGACAGGGCCGCATCGGGCTCGTCGAGGACGTACAGCCCCGGTCCGCGGGCACGGTCGCCCAGCAGCGACAGGAACGCCTCGCCGTGGGAGAGCTCGTGGAACAGCGGTTCGGGCCGCTTGTCGTTGCGGTTGTCCTCGAGGTAGCTGTAGAGGCCGTGCAGCGTCTCGTCGCGCAGGAAGTACGCCCACCGGGCCGCGCCGGGGCTGCGTTCGACGATCAGGTCGAGGGCGCCGGGCTCGCTCGGCCGGGTGCGGTGCCGGGCGGACACCGACCCGCCCTCGGCGTTGAGCCCGAGCGCGGCGGCCAGCACCTCGAGCACCGTCGACTTGCCCGAGCCGTTCTCCCCGACGAGGACCGTGGCGCCCCCGCCCAGCTCCAGTCCCTCCCGGAGGATCTGGGCGACCGCGGGCACGGTGGCCGGCCAGCCCGCGGCAGGGGGAGGGGCGTCCGGGTCGGGCCTGAGCCGGCGGACGGGTCTGCGGTCCACGAGCCGATCCTGGCTCACCTCTGCGGGTCCTGACCCGAAAATGACTGACCCGAAAATGACTGGGGTACGGGCGAACGGAACCGACGGCTCGGCCTTGGGGCTGCGCCGAGTCGGGGACGGGCGAACGCTTGTGGGGTTAGGCGGCTGGGGTGAGGGTGACGGTGTAGCCGAGGGCTTCGAGCTGGTGAACGTGAGCGCGGCGTCGCCGGTCGGGGTCGGTTCGTTTGGCGTGGAAGTCCGAGCCGAGGTCGACGAATCGGGCGTCGGGATCAGACAGCAGATGCCAGATGATCACCAGCATGGAGCGGCCGACGGCGACCATGGCCTTCTTCCCGCCGCGGCGGCGGGCCAGGCGGCGATATCGCTCACCGAGGAAGGTGTCGGTCTTCGCCGCGCCGGCGACGGCCTCGCCGATGACTTTGGCCAGGTAGCGGTTTCCGTGGCCGGTGCTGCCGGCGCCCTTCTTCTTGCCGGCCGATTCCTTGGTGCCGGGGGCGAAGCGGGCCCAGGCGCACAGGTGCCCGTCGGTGGGGAACCGACTCATGTCCAGGCCGATCTCGGCCAGGATTGCGCTGGCGGCGACGCGGCCGATGCCGGGGATCTCATCGAGCTTCGCCACCGCGTCGGTGAAAGGGGCGACCATCTCCTCGATCATCACCTCGAGCTCGGCGATGTCGGCTGAGAGGCCGTCGATGCGGGCCAGCATCGTGGTCAGCAGCCGGGCGTGGTGATCGGTGAAGTAGCCGGTGAACGCCTCTTCCAGGTCGGTGAGCTTGGCGCGCATCCGGCCCCGGGCCAGCGCGGCGAGCACCTTGGGGTCGCGGGTGCCGGCGATCAGCGCGGCCAGCATGTCCCGCCCGGAGGCGCCGAAGATGTCGCTGGCCACCACCGACAGCTTGATCTGTGCGTCTTCGAGCAGCTTCTCCACCCGCTGCTTCTCCGCGGTACGCACCTCGACCAGATCGGCGCGGTAGCGGGTGACATCGCGCAGCCGGCGGATCTTCGGCGGAGGCACGAAGCTGGGCCGCAGCATGCCGCGCTCGGCCAGCTTGGCCAGCCACACCGCGTCCAGCTTGTCGGTCTTGGGCCGGCCGGGCAGGTGCTTGACGTCGCGGGCGTTGACCAGCTTCGGGTTCAATCCGCGGGCCTCGAGCAGGTAGTACGGCGGCTTCCAGTAGTCGCTGGTGGCCTCCATGACCACCTCGCTGACGCCCAGCCCGGCCAGCCGGTCGGCCATCACCAGCAGTGAGCGGGTCATCGTGCGATAGGTGACCACCTCCTGCATCCGCTTGCCCGGCCGGGTCGGATGCGGCACCCGCACACAGCACACCAGCTCGGCCTTGCCGATATCCAGCGCCGCCACCCGGGCGACGATCTCCTCGACCTGTTGATCTTCCTGAAGCACCATGACCTCCTCGCTCTCACCGACCCCTCGGGGGGCCGCCCGCGAGGACTGCTGGGCAGGACGAGCAATCTGATCCGCGTGCTCGAAGCGACAAGGAAGCGCCCACGGCGCAGCCCTCGGCACCCTGCTGGCTCACGACCTCCCACGATCAGGGACAACCGGCGTCGGCGGGCGACCCGACACACATTTTCAGCGCGGAACGCGCGGCCGCCAAGGCCAAGGATGCTGGCTCAGCGCCGACCGTGAGCCAGGAACCCTGATGACCAGGAGACCTGATCATCGGGGCGCCCTCAGCGGCCGAGGTGGCGGTACCGGTGCAGCCGGGTGCGGAAGCGCTCGGTGTCGTCCCGGCCGAGCAGACCGGCCAGCTCCTCGCCGAGCACCCGGCCCAGCCGCAGGCAGAACTCGGTCGGTTCGTCGGCGGCATCGGGCCGCTCCGGCACCACCCGGTCGACGATGCCGGCCCGCCAGAGATCGGTGGCCCGTACTCCCTGGTCGGCGGCCATCTCGCCGGCCCGGTCCACGGTGCGGTGCACGATGGCCGAGGCGCCCTCCGGCGGCAGCGGGCCCAGCCAGCCGTTGGCCGCGGCCAGCACCCGGTCGGCCGGCACCAGGGCGAGCGCCCCGCCGCCGGTGCCCTGCCCGAGCAGCACCGCCAGCGTCGGCGCCTTCAGCACCACCAGGTCGTGCAGGCAGCGGGCGATCTCCCCGGCCAGCCCGCCCTCCTCGGCCTCCCGCGACAGCGCCGCGCCGGGGGTGTCGATCAGGGTCACCAGCGGCAGCCGCAGCTCCGCGGCCAGGTGCATGCCGCGCCGCGCCTCGCGCAGGGCCGCCGGGCCCAGCGGCACCGACAGCGACTGGCCCCGCCGGTCCTGCCCGAGCACGACGCACGGGGCGCCGCCGAACCGGGCCAGCGCGAGCAGCAGCCCCGGGTCCTTCTCACCGGCCCCGGTGCCCGAGAGCCCGACGACGTCGGTGGCGGCGGTCCGCAGCAGCCGCCGCACGCCCGGGCGGTCCTCCCGTCGCGACGCGGTGACGACGTCCCAGGCGGTACGCCCGTCTGCACCGTCCACCCCGCCCAGCCCCGCGTCGGTGCCGTCCTCGGGGGTGGGCCGCTCGGCGTCCCGGACGTCGAGGTGCCAGGTCTGCCGGGCCGAGAGCACGCGCAGCGCGCGGTCGGCGACCTCGGCGATCTCCCCGTGCGGGACGACGGCGTCGATCAGGCCGTGCTCGGCCAGGTTCTCGGCGGTCTGCACCCCCTCGGGGAACGGTTCGCCGTAGAGGGCCTCGAACACCCGCGGGCCGAGGAAGCCGATCGAGGCGCCGGGCTCGGCGATGGTGACGTGCCCGAGCGAGCCCCAGGAGGCGAGCACGCCGCCGAAGGTCGGGTGGCGCAGGTACACCAGGTAGGGCAGTCCGGCCTCCTTGTGCCGGGCGATGGCCGCGGTGATGCCGATCATCTGCAGGAAGGCGACCGTGCCCTCCTGCATCCGGGTGCCGCCCGACACCGGTGCCGCGAGCAGCGGCAGCCCCTCGTCGGTGGCCCGCTCCACCGCGGCGATCAACCGCTCGGCGGCGGCCACGCCGATGGAGCCGGCGAGGAAGCCGAACTCGCCGGCGACGACGGCCACGCGCCGGCCGCGCAGCCTCCCCTCGCCGGTGATGATCGACTCGTCCTGCCGCGACTTCTCCTCGGCCGCCGCCAGCTCGCGCGCGTAGCCCTCCGACACGTCGGGGCGGACGACCGGGGAGTCCCACGACGTCCACGAGCCCGCGTCGAGCACGAGGTCCCGGAGCGAGCGTGCGTCGAGCCGGGCGGGCTTCCCGCTCACGTGGACGACCCGTCCAGCCAGGCGCGGATCGCGTCGCCGTCGGCGCCGAGCACCGGGGGGGCGGCGTGGTCGCGGCGGGTCGTCTCCGTCTCGCCGTCCGGACCCGGCGCGAAGAACCGCAGCGGCGGGCCGGGCAGCGACACCCGGCCGAGCGTGGCGTGGTCGACGTCGACCCGCAGGCCCTGGGAGAGCGCCTGGTCCCAGCCGTAGACCTCGTCGATCGAGCGCACCTTCCCCGAGGGGATGCCGACCGTCGCGAGCCGGGCGAGCAGCTCCTCGGCCTCGATGTCGGCGAAGGCGCCCTCGAGCAGGGCGATCACCTCCTGGCGGTGCTCCACGCGGTCGCCGTTGGTGCCCATCCCGGGCGCCTCGGGGTCGAAGCCGAACTCGGCGCACAGCTTCCGCCACAGCGAGTCGTTGGCGCAGGCCACCTGGACGCTGCCGCCCTTGCAGTGGAACAGGCCGTACGGCGCGATCGAGGGGTGGTGGTTGCCCTGCGCGCGGCCCACCTTCCCGGCCACCGTCCACGCCGTGCCCTGGAAGGCGTGGACGCCGACGATCGCGGCGAGCAGCGAGGTGCGCACCACCTGCCCGCGGCCGGTCTTCTCCCGCTCCATCAGCGCGGCGAGCACCCCGTAGGCGCCGTACATGCCGGCCAGCAGGTCACCGATCGGGACGCCGACCCGCTGCGGGTCGTCGGGCCCCGAGCCGGTGAGCGACATCAGCCCGCCCTCGCCCTGGGCGATCTGGTCGTAGCCGGCCCGGCCGCCCTCGGGGCCGTCGTGGCCGAAGCCGCTGATCGCCAGCGTCACCAACCGCGGGTTGAGCTCGGCGAGGACGTCGGTTCCGAACCCGAGCCGGGCCAGTGTGCCCGGGCGGAAGTTCTCCATCAGCACGTCCGCTCGGCGCAGCAGTTCGGTGAGCGTCGCCTTGTCGGCCTCGTCCTTGAGGTCGAGGGTGATCGACTCCTTGTTCCTGTTCGTCGACAGGAAGTACGTGGACTCCCGGTCGCCGGCCATGTCGTCGCCCGCCCCACCACCCCCGGGCCACACGAACGGCGGGCCCCAGCCGCGGGTGTCGTCCCCGCTGCCCGGGCTCTCCACCTTGATCACCCGGGCGCCGAGGTCGCCCAGCATCATCGCGGCGTGCGGCCCGGCGAGGGCGCGGGTCAGGTCGACGACGAGGACGCCGTCGAGAGGTCCGGACATGGCAGTCTCCCTGGCTCAGTGCCCGCCGGCTCCGGCGGCGCACGCGGAAAGTGTCTCAGCGTTGAGGTAATTTCGGTAGGCGGGTCACAGCCAGCCCGGGACGACGAACACCAGCCACGCGAGCAACGGGCCCACGGCGACGACGATCGCGGCGTAGCCCAGGATCTGCTTGTAGAAGCGGTCCTTGTCCACGTCCTGCGCGGCGGCCAGGACCAGCGCGCCGTTGGTCGAGAACGGGCTCACGTCGACGATGGTCGAGGCCACGGACAGGGCGACCACCACACCCACGGCGCTGATCTCCCCGGACTCCAGGAACGGCACCGCGAGCAGGATGGCGACGCCGATGATCGCCGTCGACGACGCGAACGCCGACACCACGCCGCCGATGTAGGCCAGGAGGAGCGCGATCACCAGCGGCACCCCGAGCCCGATCACGGCGTCCCCGACGTAGTCGATCGTGCCGGCTTCCTGGAGCACGAACACGAAGGTCAGGACGCCGGCGATGAGGAGCACGGTCGACCAGCTGATCTGGCTGACCGCCCCCTTGTGCTGCGTGGCCGAGAACAGCGCGAGGACGACGGCGACGGTGATGGCGACGAAGCCGATGTCGAGATCGAACACCAGGGCCAGGACGGCGACCACGACCAGGCCGACGAGCGTGAGGATCTGCTCGAAGCGGACGGGCTCCGGACGGTCGGGGTGGATGTGCTCGTCGTCGTCCCCGCCGACGGCGGGGCCCGGCGCGGCGCCGTGACCACGGACCACCGTGCCGTGGACCTGCTCGGCGTGCGGCACCGGCTGCGCGGCGACCTTCCGGCCGATGAGCTTGCGCCCGCCCAGCAGGAAGAACAGCACCAGGGCGATGGCGATGTTGAAGAACAGCGCCCCGAGGAAGACGGCGAGCGGGCTGCCCGGCAGGCCCTCGCCCTCGACGATGGTGTTCACCGTGACGCCGTAGACGCTGATCGGCGAGAAGCCGCCGCCCTGGGCGCCGTGGATGACCATCATCCCCATCAGCAGCGGGCTGATGTCGTGGCGCGCGGCGAAGGTGAGCGCGATCGGCGCGATGATCGCCACCGCAGCGGGGGAGAGGGCGCCGATCGCCGTGAGCAGCGCGGTGACGAAGAACATGATCCAGGGGATCGCCGCGACGTGGCCGCCGACGAGCGTCACCGCCCCGCGCACCAGCAGGTCGACCGTGCCGTTGTTCTGCGCTATCGCGAACAGGTACGTGACGCCGATCAGGGTCAGCACCAGCTCGGCGGGGAACCCGGTCAGGATGTCGTCGGTGCTGAGGCCCACCGAGAGGGTGCCCACCACGAAGGCGGCGACGAAGGCGAGCGCACCCATGTTGATGGGCAGGAAGGTCGCGATCGCGAAGATCACGACCAGCGCGATGATGGTGACGATCTCGGGTGACACGGGCGCTCCCGCGGCGTCGGTGGATGAGGTCGGCCACACTCTGTCAGTGACCGGCCGGTAGCGCCCGCCGGTCGTGGTGGCGGCTGCGGCACCGCTCGGGGTCGCGCGCCGGGTCGTTTCCGCCGGCCTCGCTAGGCTGCCCGCATGTCGATCTCCAGCAGCCGTCCGGCCCGGAAGGCGGTCATCCCCGTCGCGGGGATGGGCACCCGGTTCCTGCCGGCCACCAAGGCGGTGCCCAAGGAGCTGCTCCCGGTCGTCGACCGGCCGGCACTGCAGTACATCGTCGAGGAGGCCGCCCGCGCCGGCCTGCCCGAGGTCCTCATGGTCACCGGCCGCGGCAAGGCGGCGATCGAGGACTTCTTCGACCGCACCCCGGAGCTCGAGGCGGCGCTGGAGAAGAAGGGTGACGCCGCCCGCCTGGCGGCCGTGCACGAGTCCACCGAGGTCGCGCAGGTGCACTTCGTGCGCCAGGGGGAGGCCCAGGGCCTGGGTCACGCGGTGCTGCAGGCGGCCGCCTTCGTCGGGGACGAGCCGTTCGCGGTCCTGCTCGGTGACGACCTGATCGACGCCCGCGACCACCTGCTCGAGCAGATGCTCGCCGTCCAGGCCGAGCACGGCGGCTCGGTGATCGCGCTGCTCGACGTCGGCCGGGAGAACATCGACAAGTACGGCGCCGTGGCCGTGGAGCCCACCGCCGACGGCGGCGACGTCGTCGCGGTCACCGGTCTGGTCGAGAAGCCGCCGGTCGAGGAGGCACCCAGCAGCCTGGCGATCATCGGCCGCTACGTGTTGGCGCCGGAGATCTTCGAGGTGC encodes the following:
- a CDS encoding PaaI family thioesterase, whose product is MGDETADLARAQRVLAEQPFSVLLGTRITECGDGSATLEIDVREELCQQHGFLHGGVVSYAADNALTFAAGSVSAGGVLTAGFSIDYVRPAVGTILRAHARVINAGRSRIICRCDLSTVDHDGAERLCAVTQGAISVVETPTR
- a CDS encoding DUF5313 family protein encodes the protein MAEPETAAGAPAEPLVRPAPHRWIWYALGGGLPARHRGWVLHDTTTGTWWQRHVARSLVQVAIPIALVMALLPAPWGLRAAVAGGGLALAMLYSLAYMPEATENRVVKAGYPAGTATAVRDRAGLVRQQLESERKRAAAAKRAARYRERSGR
- a CDS encoding MarR family winged helix-turn-helix transcriptional regulator; translated protein: MTDQPRQPEPGDLLELERQVCFALSVAARNVVAVYRPVLEPLGLTHPQYLVMLALWQHGSLSVKDLAGLLQLDPGTLSPLLKRLEAAGLLRRERDARDQRNLALTLTDEGRALRDRAERIPAGIVQRLGMPVADLLSLHESLTDVIAASRRALASIDAGNPEASDATVA
- a CDS encoding AAA family ATPase: MDRRPVRRLRPDPDAPPPAAGWPATVPAVAQILREGLELGGGATVLVGENGSGKSTVLEVLAAALGLNAEGGSVSARHRTRPSEPGALDLIVERSPGAARWAYFLRDETLHGLYSYLEDNRNDKRPEPLFHELSHGEAFLSLLGDRARGPGLYVLDEPDAALSFTGTLSLVAQLADLTARGAQVVVATHSPVLAALPGARLLELVPGGCGTPTGPTWSSPRAGGSSSPIRSRSCGICRERCRWMRTRGAPSVLGWSRDDRPAATARAR
- a CDS encoding IS110 family transposase, which gives rise to MVLQEDQQVEEIVARVAALDIGKAELVCCVRVPHPTRPGKRMQEVVTYRTMTRSLLVMADRLAGLGVSEVVMEATSDYWKPPYYLLEARGLNPKLVNARDVKHLPGRPKTDKLDAVWLAKLAERGMLRPSFVPPPKIRRLRDVTRYRADLVEVRTAEKQRVEKLLEDAQIKLSVVASDIFGASGRDMLAALIAGTRDPKVLAALARGRMRAKLTDLEEAFTGYFTDHHARLLTTMLARIDGLSADIAELEVMIEEMVAPFTDAVAKLDEIPGIGRVAASAILAEIGLDMSRFPTDGHLCAWARFAPGTKESAGKKKGAGSTGHGNRYLAKVIGEAVAGAAKTDTFLGERYRRLARRRGGKKAMVAVGRSMLVIIWHLLSDPDARFVDLGSDFHAKRTDPDRRRRAHVHQLEALGYTVTLTPAA
- a CDS encoding carboxyl transferase domain-containing protein; translated protein: MSGKPARLDARSLRDLVLDAGSWTSWDSPVVRPDVSEGYARELAAAEEKSRQDESIITGEGRLRGRRVAVVAGEFGFLAGSIGVAAAERLIAAVERATDEGLPLLAAPVSGGTRMQEGTVAFLQMIGITAAIARHKEAGLPYLVYLRHPTFGGVLASWGSLGHVTIAEPGASIGFLGPRVFEALYGEPFPEGVQTAENLAEHGLIDAVVPHGEIAEVADRALRVLSARQTWHLDVRDAERPTPEDGTDAGLGGVDGADGRTAWDVVTASRREDRPGVRRLLRTAATDVVGLSGTGAGEKDPGLLLALARFGGAPCVVLGQDRRGQSLSVPLGPAALREARRGMHLAAELRLPLVTLIDTPGAALSREAEEGGLAGEIARCLHDLVVLKAPTLAVLLGQGTGGGALALVPADRVLAAANGWLGPLPPEGASAIVHRTVDRAGEMAADQGVRATDLWRAGIVDRVVPERPDAADEPTEFCLRLGRVLGEELAGLLGRDDTERFRTRLHRYRHLGR
- a CDS encoding CaiB/BaiF CoA transferase family protein, which produces MSGPLDGVLVVDLTRALAGPHAAMMLGDLGARVIKVESPGSGDDTRGWGPPFVWPGGGGAGDDMAGDRESTYFLSTNRNKESITLDLKDEADKATLTELLRRADVLMENFRPGTLARLGFGTDVLAELNPRLVTLAISGFGHDGPEGGRAGYDQIAQGEGGLMSLTGSGPDDPQRVGVPIGDLLAGMYGAYGVLAALMEREKTGRGQVVRTSLLAAIVGVHAFQGTAWTVAGKVGRAQGNHHPSIAPYGLFHCKGGSVQVACANDSLWRKLCAEFGFDPEAPGMGTNGDRVEHRQEVIALLEGAFADIEAEELLARLATVGIPSGKVRSIDEVYGWDQALSQGLRVDVDHATLGRVSLPGPPLRFFAPGPDGETETTRRDHAAPPVLGADGDAIRAWLDGSST
- a CDS encoding SLC13 family permease yields the protein MSPEIVTIIALVVIFAIATFLPINMGALAFVAAFVVGTLSVGLSTDDILTGFPAELVLTLIGVTYLFAIAQNNGTVDLLVRGAVTLVGGHVAAIPWIMFFVTALLTAIGALSPAAVAIIAPIALTFAARHDISPLLMGMMVIHGAQGGGFSPISVYGVTVNTIVEGEGLPGSPLAVFLGALFFNIAIALVLFFLLGGRKLIGRKVAAQPVPHAEQVHGTVVRGHGAAPGPAVGGDDDEHIHPDRPEPVRFEQILTLVGLVVVAVLALVFDLDIGFVAITVAVVLALFSATQHKGAVSQISWSTVLLIAGVLTFVFVLQEAGTIDYVGDAVIGLGVPLVIALLLAYIGGVVSAFASSTAIIGVAILLAVPFLESGEISAVGVVVALSVASTIVDVSPFSTNGALVLAAAQDVDKDRFYKQILGYAAIVVAVGPLLAWLVFVVPGWL
- the galU gene encoding UTP--glucose-1-phosphate uridylyltransferase GalU: MSISSSRPARKAVIPVAGMGTRFLPATKAVPKELLPVVDRPALQYIVEEAARAGLPEVLMVTGRGKAAIEDFFDRTPELEAALEKKGDAARLAAVHESTEVAQVHFVRQGEAQGLGHAVLQAAAFVGDEPFAVLLGDDLIDARDHLLEQMLAVQAEHGGSVIALLDVGRENIDKYGAVAVEPTADGGDVVAVTGLVEKPPVEEAPSSLAIIGRYVLAPEIFEVLRETAPGRGGEIQLTDALATLVERGRPVHGVVFGGRRYDTGDKLDYLKAVVRLAAERDDLGPSFTAFLRDFVTELPAEGASSS